A stretch of the Notamacropus eugenii isolate mMacEug1 chromosome 2, mMacEug1.pri_v2, whole genome shotgun sequence genome encodes the following:
- the LOC140524654 gene encoding double C2-like domain-containing protein gamma, giving the protein MAGARGEKVTMQEHMAINVSPGPIRPIRQISDYFPHFYPFAPALLRPRPAPLPALPNEPTPESVLGSPMDEAQTPTTKAGVSQLPQCLEEEQDGDSDETTALGSLEFTLLLDQQNCVLHCTIHRAKGLKPLDSGSIDTFVKANLLPGISKASQLRTRTVRGSRGPHWDETLTYHGFTCQDAGCKTLRLCVCEEARLRRRAEPLGEVRVALKKLVPNLTRSFNICLEKRRLTRRPRSLDTARGMSLYEEEVVEAAGEERGRILLSLCYSSQRGGLLVGVLRCAHLAPMDANGYSDPFVRIFLQPNMGKKSKYKTTVRKKTLNPEFNEEFFYAGQREELAQKTLLVSVWDYDLGTADDFIGGLQLSINSTGEKLRHWSECLARSDWRLELWHRLDGAPPQLGD; this is encoded by the exons ATGGCTGGTGCTCGTGGGGAGAAGGTCACCATGCAAGAGCATATGGCCATCAACGTGAGCCCAGGCCCCATCCGCCCCATCCGCCAGATCTCCGACTACTTCCCCCACTTCTACCCCTTTGCTCCTGCCCTGCTCCGGCCTCGGCCAGCCCCTCTACCTGCACTCCCCAACGAGCCAACTCCAGAGTCAGTCTTGGGCAGCCCAATGGACGAAGCCCAGACCCCAACCACAAAGGCTGGAGTCTCTCAGCTTCCCCAGTGCCTGGAGGAGGAACAGGATGGAGACTCAGATGAGACCA CTGCTCTGGGCTCCCTTGAATTCACCCTCCTCTTGGACCAGCAGAACTGTGTCCTGCACTGCACGATCCATCGGGCCAAG GGGCTGAAACCCTTGGACTCAGGCTCCATTGACACCTTTGTGAAGGCAAATCTGTTGCCAGGGATAAGCAAG gcaaGTCAGCTGCGCACCCGAACAGTGCGGGGCAGCCGGGGACCACACTGGGACGAAACACTTACCTACCATGGCTTCACCTGCCAGGATGCCGGATGCAAGACTCTTCG gctgtgtgtgtgtgaggaggcCCGCCTGCGAAGGCGGGCAGAACCTCTGGGCGAGGTGCGAGTGGCCCTGAAGAAGCTGGTGCCCAACCTGACCCGGAGCTTCAACATCTGCCTGGAGAAGAGGCGTCTG ACCAGAAGACCCAGGAGCCTGGACACTGCCCGAGGCATGTCCCTGTATGAGGAG GAGGTGGTGGAAGCAGCTGGAGAGGAGCGGGGCCGGATCCTGCTGTCGCTCTGCTATAGTTCCCAGCGGGGAGGCCTGCTGGTTGGGGTCTTACGCTGCGCCCACCTTGCCCCTATGGATGCCAATGGATATTCGGACCCTTTTGTGCGCAT CTTCCTCCAACCAAACATGGGTAAGAAGTCCAAATACAAGACAACAGTGCGGAAGAAGACTCTGAACCCCGAGTTCAATGAG GAATTCTTTTATGCGGGGCAGAGGGAGGAGCTTGCCCAGAAGACCCTGCTGGTGTCCGTGTGGGACTATGACCTGGGAACAGCTGACGACTTCATTG GTGGGCTTCAGCTGAGCATCAACTCCACTGGGGAGAAGCTTCGGCACTGGAGCGAGTGTCTGGCCCGCAGTGACTGGCGCCTGGAGCTGTGGCACCGGCTGGATGGAGCCCCTCCCCAACTTGGCGACTAG
- the NUDT8 gene encoding mitochondrial coenzyme A diphosphatase NUDT8: MLTTLRLASRQAGPWGGNGSPNPEETARHALSSANELRCRQLLEATTARYRHREASAAVLVPLCSVHGVPSLLYTLRSSRLTGRHKGDVSFPGGKCDPQDQDVVDTALRETREELGLPIQEENVWGVMKPIDDRKNSIIVPVIAQVGPLESLDLMPNPQEVDDVFTMSLAHLLHPRNQGYTHFCHRGHYSYTLPIFLHGPYRIWGLTAIFTEFTLEMLVPGTYHRITRHAGLQRRRETRT, translated from the exons ATGCTGACCACACTGCGCCTGGCAAGTAGGCAGGCTGGCCCTTGGGGAGGGAATGGCTCCCCGAACCCAGAGGAGACTGCTCGCCATGCCCTGTCCAGTGCCAATGAACTGCGCTGCCGACAATTGCTGGAGGCCACCACGGCCAGATACCGCCATCGGGAGGCCTCGGCAGCTGTGCTGGTGCCCCTGTGCTCTGTACATGGAGTACCGTCTCTGCTCTACACGCTGCGCTCCAGCCGTCTCACAGGGAGGCACAAAGGGGACGTCAG tttcccagGGGGCAAGTGCGACCCTCAGGACCAGGATGTTGTGGACACAGCTCTCCGGGAGACAAGGGAGGAACTAGGCCTTCCCATCCAGGAGGAGAACGTGTGGGGTGTCATGAAGCCAATAGATGACAGG AAAAACAGCATAATTGTCCCAGTCATTGCCCAGGTGGGACCCCTGGAGTCTCTGGACCTCATGCCTAATCCACAGGAG GTGGATGATGTCTTCACCATGTCACTGGCCCACCTGCTCCACCCTCGGAACCAGGGCTACACCCACTTCTGCCATCGGGGCCACTACAGCTACACATTGCCCATCTTCCTACATGGCCCCTACCGCATCTGGGGCCTCACGGCCATCTTCACAGAGTTCACACTGGAGATGCTGGTGCCAGGGACTTATCACCGCATAACCCGTCATGCTGGGCTGCAGAGGAGAAGAGAGACCAGGACATAG
- the TBX10 gene encoding T-box transcription factor TBX10, with the protein MGGFLCLVLSLPAFISASLSVLTSSEGYPLPPSSPEWATRLGPSLGYSRAPDAPEASRLDLGEARPQPGWKNPHVSNVTVQLEMKSLWEEFNQLGTEMIVTKAGRRMFPTFQVKILGMDTLADYALLMDFIPLDDKRYRYAFHSSTWLAAGKADPATPGRMHFHPDSPAKGAQWMRQIVSFDKLKLTNNLLDENGHIILNSMHRYQPRFHVVFVDPRKDSERYAQENFKSFIFSETQFTAVTAYQNHRITQLKIASNPFAKGFRECDPDTWPRAPRPMLSPMLRSSQSNRPSLLKKDHPEEQDLDKAGQSFPPKFSTSVSRTISQPPTGPVLSREISGSPRISTAHLPPEVLLAPTSYRSICYHGPYTGAPARARSAPYTLPEAKVVGSQGSIHLQPPQSVLGLLARSQDQE; encoded by the exons ATGGGAGGTTTTCTCTGTCTTGTCCTGTCTCTCCCAGCCTTCATCTCGGCCAGCCTCAGCGTTCTGACCTCTTCCGAGGGCTATCCACTGCCTCCCTCCAGCCCCGAGTGGGCAACCAGGCTAGGGCCCTCCCTGGGTTACAGCAGGGCCCCAGATGCCCCAGAGGCCAGCAGGCTGGACCTGGGGGAAGCCCGTCCCCAGCCAGGCTGGAAGAATCCCCACGTGTCCAATGTTACTGTTCAGCTGGAGATGAAGAGTCTGTGGGAGGAGTTCAACCAGCTGGGAACCGAGATGATCGTCACCAAGGCAGGAAg GAGGATGTTCCCCACCTTTCAGGTGAAGATCCTGGGCATGGATACTCTGGCTGACTATGCCCTGCTCATGGATTTCATCCCATTAGACGACAAGCGGTACAG ATATGCCTTCCACAGCTCTACGTGGCTGGCAGCGGGGAAAGCGGATCCGGCCACCCCTGGCAGGATGCACTTCCACCCAGACTCTCCGGCCAAGGGTGCCCAATGGATGCGCCAGATCGTGTCCTTCGACAAGCTGAAGCTCACCAACAACCTGCTGGACGAGAATGGCCAC ATCATTCTTAACTCCATGCACCGCTACCAGCCCCGATTCCACGTGGTGTTTGTGGACCCCCGCAAGGACAGTGAACGCTATGCACAGGAGAATTTCAAGTCCTTCAtcttctctgagactcaattcACAGCTGTGACTGCCTACCAGAACCACAGG ATCACTCAGCTAAAGATCGCCAGCAACCCCTTTGCCAAAGGCTTCCGAGAGTGTGACCCGGACACCTG gCCTAGGGCCCCAAGACCCATGCTCAGCCCCATGCTCCGAAGCAGCCAGAGCAACCGGCCCTCACTGTTGAAGAAGGACCACCCAGAAGAGCAGG ACCTGGACAAAGCTGGCCAGAGCTTCCCGCCCAAATTCTCCACCTCTGTCTCCAGGACCATCTCCCAGCCTCCAACAGGCCCTGTGCTGTCCAGAGAGATCTCTGGGTCCCCCCGGATCAGTACTGCCCACTTGCCCCCAGAGGTCCTTCTGGCCCCCACTAGCTACAGGTCCATCTGCTACCATGGCCCATACACGGGAGCCCCAGCCAGGGCTCGCTCAGCCCCCTACACTCTCCCTGAGGCCAAGGTGGTGGGGAGCCAGGGATCCATACATCTCCAGCCTCCTCAAAGTGTCCTGGGCCTCCTGGCAAGGAGCCAGGACCAAGAGTAA